One stretch of Rhinolophus ferrumequinum isolate MPI-CBG mRhiFer1 chromosome 5, mRhiFer1_v1.p, whole genome shotgun sequence DNA includes these proteins:
- the DRD5 gene encoding D(1B) dopamine receptor yields MLPPGRNGTAYRARFGQQQLAHGGASEGSEGAAPLGPAQVVTAGLLTLLIVWTLLGNVLVCVAIVRNRHLRARMTNVFIVSLAVSDLFVALLVMPWKAVAEVAGYWPFGAFCDVWVAFDIMCSTASILNLCVISVDRYWAISRPFCYQRKMTRRVALVMVGLTWTLSILISFIPVQLHWHRDKAGSWGGVDPPSNLANGTPWNESGEPEMRADNCDSSLNQTYAISSSLISFYIPVAVMIVTYTRIYRIAQVQIRRISSLERAVERRSRWACAPDSSLRASIKKETKVLKTLSVIMGVFVCCWLPFFILNCMVPFCSRHPEGPRVGFPCISETTFDVFVWFGWANSSLNPIIYAFNADFRKVFAQLLGCSHLCTRTPVGTVNISNELISYNQDTVFHKEMAATYIHEIPSAVTLGDREVHEGEEGPLDPMSRISQMSPDGDHAAESLWELDCEGDILLGKVTPFTPSGFH; encoded by the coding sequence ATGCTGCCGCCCGGGCGCAATGGCACCGCGTACCGGGCGCGGTTCGGGCAGCAGCAGCTTGCGCATGGAGGCGCCTCGGAGGGCTCGGAGGGGGCAGCGCCGCTGGGGCCGGCGCAGGTGGTCACCGCTGGCCTCCTGACGCTGCTCATCGTGTGGACCCTGCTGGGCAACGTGCTGGTGTGCGTGGCCATCGTGCGAAACCGCCACTTGCGCGCCAGAATGACCAACGTTTTCATCGTGTCTCTGGCGGTGTCCGATCTCTTCGTGGCACTGCTGGTCATGCCCTGGAAGGCGGTCGCTGAGGTGGCCGGTTACTGGCCTTTTGGGGCCTTCTGCGACGTCTGGGTGGCCTTCGACATCATGTGCTCCACAGCCTCCATCCTGAACCTGTGCGTCATCAGCGTGGACCGCTACTGGGCCATCTCTAGGCCTTTCTGCTACCAGCGCAAGATGACCCGGCGCGTGGCCTTGGTCATGGTCGGCTTGACCTGGACCCTGTCCATCCTCATCTCTTTCATCCCAGTCCAGCTGCACTGGCACAGGGACAAGGCAggctcctggggtggggtggaccCACCATCCAACCTGGCCAACGGGACGCCTTGGAACGAATCGGGAGAGCCAGAGATGAGGGCAGACAACTGTGACTCCAGCCTGAATCAAACTTACGCCATCTCCTCCTCGCTCATCAGCTTCTACATCCCGGTGGCCGTCATGATCGTGACCTACACGCGCATCTACCGCATCGCCCAGGTGCAGATCCGCAGGATTTCCTCCCTGGAGAGGGCCGTGGAGCGCCGGAGCCGCTGGGCCTGCGCACCAGACAGCAGCCTGCGAGCGTCCATCAAGAAGGAGACCAAGGTCCTCAAGACCCTGTCGGTGATCATGGGGGTCTTTGTGTGCTGCTGGCTGCCCTTCTTCATCCTTAACTGCATGGTCCCCTTCTGCAGCAGACACCCCGAGGGCCCGAGGGTGGGCTTCCCTTGCATCAGCGAGACCACCTTCGACGTCTTCGTCTGGTTCGGCTGGGCCAACTCCTCTCTCAACCCCATCATCTATGCCTTCAATGCGGACTTCCGGAAGGTGTTTGCCCAGCTGCTGGGGTGCAGCCACCTCTGCACCCGCACCCCGGTGGGGACAGTGAACATCAGCAATGAGCTCATCTCTTACAATCAGGACACCGTCTTCCACAAGGAGATGGCGGCTACCTACATCCACGAGATCCCCAGCGCCGTGACCCTGGGGGACAGGGAGGTGCACGAAGGGGAGGAGGGCCCTTTAGATCCTATGTCCCGGATCTCTCAGATGTCCCCAGATGGTGACCATGCTGCCGAGTCTCTCTGGGAGCTGGACTGTGAGGGGGACATTTTATTAGGCAAAGTCACGCCTTTCACCCCAAGTGGGTTCCATTAA